The Tripterygium wilfordii isolate XIE 37 chromosome 18, ASM1340144v1, whole genome shotgun sequence nucleotide sequence TCAACAGGTAGCAGTGCCATTGGGGCTATTGCGGGGGGATTTGCTGCTGGTGCTGCTCTACTATTTGCTGCTCCTGCAATTGCAATTGCTTACTGGCGGCGGAGAAAACCACAAGATCACTTTTTTGATGTACCCGGTTAGTATTTTATGGAAAAAAGGTCTCGAATGATTTCTGTATGGAATCTAAAATCTGCATTTCTGCTTTTCCTTCCAGCTGAAGAGGATCCAGAAGTCCATTTAGGACAGCTCAAAAGGTTTTCTCTGCGTGAACTACAAGTTGCAACTGATGCTTTTAGCAATAAGAACATTCTGGGTAGGGGCGGATTTGGTAAAGTCTATAAAGGACGATTAGCTGATGGTTCTCTAGTTGCAGTAAAGAGATTGAAAGAGGAGCGTACTCAGGGTGGGGAGCTGCAGTTCCAAACTGAAGTGGAAATGATCAGCATGGCTGTGCATCGGAATCTGCTTCGTCTCCGTGGCTTTTGTATGACTCCAACGGAACGATTGCTTGTCTATCCCTATATGGCAAATGGAAGTGTAGCATCGTGTTTAAGAGGTATTGCTTGCTAGAAGTAGAATATAAACTCTGCTGATGTGTTTTTTGTATGTGTTCACTAAATTAAGCATGTATACGCCAATGTCTTCTCTTAATCTGTCTTTGCATTTATATTTGTTGCCACTGGTCAACCCCTTATGGTTTTAGCTTATACGATTTGAAAGAGGATATCAagtacaaagaaaataaatcattttcttcttcagtgCAGTTCAATACAAATCCTTATTTCAAAGTAcattttctgaattttctttttatagttatgaaatttgattattttatttgagAATGTGGCACCTCTAAGAGGTAGGGCTGCATTGGACCCACCCCTGGAGAAGCTTGTTGTAACTTTGATTTGatgtaattactaatttagTTCGCTCAGTGCATTATTATAGATCGCCCAGAATCGCAATCCCCACTTGTTTGGCCAGCGCGGAAGCAGATTGCACTTGGAGCTGCAAGAGGGCTTGCTTACTTGCATGATCATTGTGACCCCAAGATTATTCACCGTGATGTAAAAGCTGCAAATATACTACTGGATGAGGAATTCGAAGCTGTTGTTGGAGACTTTGGATTGGCAAAACTCATGGACTACAAAGATACTCATGTTACAACCGCTGTACGTGGCACAATTGGGCATATCGCCCCAGAGTACCTCTCAACTGGAAAGTCTTCAGAGAAGACTGATGTTTTCGGGTATGGTGTCATGCTTCTTGAACTGATAACTGGACAGCGGGCTTTTGATCTTGCACGGCTGGCAAATGACGATGATGTAATGCTACTCGATTGGGTATGTATATCCATATACTCTCTCCCTTCTACACCTCCTACATTTTACCCCAACAAGGACagtagagtttttttttaaaaaaaaaacactatttttCAGCCTCTCCTAGGTCTCAAAGGCTTTCCGTGATAATGGTAGCATTGGGTTTACCAATTTCATGGTTGCTGACGGTGAATAAAGGAAAGTAATTAGCACGTGTTTGGGTAGCTTGATTGGAGCATATCATAGCATTTATTTCATTAATAGCTCATATTGGTTTTTAGAGCACTAATCTGTTTCACATACCAAAAAATTGGTAAACTTGTAAAGTTCCCCTCTACAAATACTTGCAATGTGGACACTGGCTTGTTAAAGTGTGGTTTTATAAAATTTGACCTTTGGTCTCCTGATTATTCTTTCCTCTCTGGCTTACTTTGTCGATTCAGGTGAAAGGCCTTTTAAAAGATAAGAAATTGGAGATACTGGTTGATGCGGACATGCAGGGCAATTACATTGACGAAGAAGTGGAAAAGCTGATCCAGGTGGCTGTTCTGTGCACGCAAGGTTCCCCAATGGAACGACCTAAGATGTCAGAGGTAGTAAGAATGCTTGAAGGTGATGGTTTGGCTGAGAAATGGGAGGAATGGCAGAAAGCGGATATGTTTCGTGAGGAATTTACTCATCCCCACCACCCAAATGCGCCTTGGCTCATCATCGATTCCACATCGAACGTCCCTCCAGATGAACTGTCTGGTCCTAGATGATCCTTCCCTTTCACCTTATGAACGTCTTTTCGAGATCAATTAGGTATCATTCTTACACATGTGCACGtagtccttttctttttctccatttgttttccttttttgtcaCTCTCTTTCTTGTTGGGGATGGGTTGATGTCTAGTTTATATTACATATTGGAGTCAGTCACTTGATGTACATGGCTGCAATTCTTATAGAGGGTTGCCCACTGGCATTTGCAAACCTTTGGTGCTTGTTAACAGGAAAGGAAAGGCCATAAGAGCACACCCATTTCATTTTTATGTATCACAAGAATTATTGAAtgttattaaattaataaatatgttCATATTTCTGGTCATCGACCTTGATTAAGGGCATATGACCTTCAAATATTCAATGATTTCGCTATCTCCATGCAGAAGATAAGGTCAATTGTTTTGGACCAAAACCCTGCTATAGTACAAACTATACCCTAGTAGTAATGACAGGCATGAACTGGTTTTTCTTGGTAAGCACACTAGTCTTATACCTGCATGTTGGTGTTCTATTGTTTAGGAAATGCATACGACGATTATTCATGCAAGTGTGGGGTCGACGACAACAGTAGCCGATCGTCACCCATCGGCTACGACTACACACAGTAAATGCAGTCCTTTTTCCCCGATCCGACCTAGTCAGGCTAGTTGTATTTAGCTTACCGGAAAGCTTCAACAAAAAATGGACATTCAAATCAAGACCCTAAAATAAGACTAAAACAACTAAAGGACAATTATGGCAAGTATTTTGAGCCATCATTGTTAAAACTACTGCAAGGGATAGGTTGACTGCACCTGGACGTTGCCTGAAAATATCAATGCAACCGTCAGTCTGATACAAGTGACAGTTTTCGGACTGTGTAAAGCCTTTCTTAAATCTTAACACCATATAACTTTCTCCACGTCAGTCTTTCAAGTTCAAAAAACCAATCACGTCGCTTCATAAATATCTCAATTAATAGAGAATTTTGTATGCTGTATGCAATTGAAATTCCAATCACTAAAGTGACTGGTTGCTTAAAGATTTGAGTTAAGACGTGTCTGGCAATATATCTGCTTCATTTAGATGGTCAAACGGGACCAAATGAAAAAATGACAACAAGACAGGCCGAAAATGAACAACACAACTCCCATGCCGGATAGACAGCTAAATGAGCAATATATAGCTTCCCTTAGTTGGTCAAAAAGAACTTTCAACTGTTTAGAACTCAAGTTTTAAATAACCATGTCAGTACAATGCAACGAGATTCTTACAGGATGGAAGCTCATGGAATTCACTGAGCATATCTCGTTGCCCTCTCTATGGCACTTGAAGGTGAAGTTCTTAGTTTGTTGCGCATCATCCAAATGATGTACTCCAACCCTTCCTTCTATTGAACCAACCTAAGAAGAGTAAAAATCATTATTAACAATCTAATCATTAATCCAAGAATCAAATAGTAGCTAGTTATCATTAGAGGATAGGAGAgtgttgaaatattttcaaaataataaagaaatttttataTTGGTAGTTTCATACCAATGAATACAACTCTTTTCTTATAATTTCTCTTGAACACAACCCTTCACAAAAAGGGTGTTTCTTTTGACAAGagatgtctttctttttttagacACAATCCTTCACCAAaaaggtgtgtttctttttggaTACAACATTTTATCGGTGTGTTATTCTTTATAAATACGCCAAGACATTCAAT carries:
- the LOC119984458 gene encoding BRASSINOSTEROID INSENSITIVE 1-associated receptor kinase 1-like — protein: MMGVMPCDAGDALNALKNSLEDPNNILQSWDATLVNPCTWFHVTCNTENSVTRVDLGNALLSGQLVSQLGQLPNLQYLELYGNNISGKIPVELGDLTNLVSLDLYVNKLTGTIPPTLGKLSKLRFLRLNNNGLTGTIPLLLTTVTSLQVLDLSNNNLTGDIPVNGSFSQFTPISFRNNHLNNITVSPPPPIVPTPPAPSAGSSAIGAIAGGFAAGAALLFAAPAIAIAYWRRRKPQDHFFDVPAEEDPEVHLGQLKRFSLRELQVATDAFSNKNILGRGGFGKVYKGRLADGSLVAVKRLKEERTQGGELQFQTEVEMISMAVHRNLLRLRGFCMTPTERLLVYPYMANGSVASCLRDRPESQSPLVWPARKQIALGAARGLAYLHDHCDPKIIHRDVKAANILLDEEFEAVVGDFGLAKLMDYKDTHVTTAVRGTIGHIAPEYLSTGKSSEKTDVFGYGVMLLELITGQRAFDLARLANDDDVMLLDWVKGLLKDKKLEILVDADMQGNYIDEEVEKLIQVAVLCTQGSPMERPKMSEVVRMLEGDGLAEKWEEWQKADMFREEFTHPHHPNAPWLIIDSTSNVPPDELSGPR